DNA sequence from the Gordonia polyisoprenivorans genome:
GTTCGACGCCGAAGCCTCGCGCGACGAGGTCGGCATCATCACCGATACCGCAGACGGCATCGCCCACGTCAGCGGCCTGCCGAGCGCAATGGCCAATGAGCTGCTGCAGTTCCCCGGCGGTGTGCTCGGCGTGGCGCTGAACCTCGACGAGGACGAGATCGGCGCGGTCATCCTCGGTGACTACGAGACCCTGGAAGAGGGCGCACAGGTCAGCCGGACCGGCGAGGTGCTCTCGGTTCCGGTCGGTGACAAGTTCCTCGGTCGCGTCGTCGACCCGCTCGGCGCCCCGATCGACGGCCTCGGCGACATCGAGGCCGACGAGCAGCGTGTGCTCGAACTGCAGGCCGCCTCGGTCCTCGAGCGTCAGCCGGTCGAGGAGTCGCTGGCCACCGGCATCAAGGCCATCGACGCGATGACCGCCATCGGCCGCGGACAGCGTCAGCTCGTCATCGGTGACCGCAAGACCGGTAAGACCGCCGTCTGCGTCGACGCCATCCTGAACCAGAAGTCCAACTGGGAGTCGGGCGACGAGACCAAGCAGGTTCGGTGCATCTACGTCGCGATCGGTCAGAAGGGTTCGACCATCGCAGGCGTCAAGACGGCTCTCGAAGAAGCCGGCGCGATGGAGTACACCACCATCGTCGCCGCGCCCGCCTCGGATTCGGCGGGCTTCAAGTGGCTGGCGCCCTACACCGGTTCGGCCATCGGCCAGCACTGGATGTATCAGGGCAAGCACGTCCTGATCGTGTTCGACGACCTGACCAAGCAGGCCGAGGCCTACCGCGCGATCTCGCTGTTGCTGCGCCGCCCGCCGGGCCGCGAGGCCTACCCGGGTGACGTCTTCTACCTGCACTCGCGTCTGCTGGAGCGTTGCGCGAAGCTCTCCGACGCGCTCGGCGGTGGCTCGATGACCGGTCTGCCCATCATCGAGACCAAGGCCAACGACGTGTCGGCGTTCATCCCGACCAACGTCATCTCGATCACCGACGGCCAGGTCTTCCTCGAATCCGACCTGTTCAACAAGGGCGTTCGCCCGGCCATCAACGTCGGTACCTCGGTGTCGCGCGTCGGTGGTGCCGCGCAGACCAAGGGTCTGAAGAAGGTGTCCGGTTCGCTGCGTCTGGAACTGGCGCAGTTCCGTGAGCTCGAGGCGTTCTCGGCATTCGCCTCCGACCTCGACGACGCGTCGAAGGCTCAGCTCGAGCGTGGCGCCCGTTGGGTCGAGATGCTCAAGCAGGATCAGTACAGCCCCTACTCGGTCGAGGACGAGATCGTCTCGATCTACCTGTGCGGCGAGGGACACTACGATTCGGTGCCGGTCGACGACGTGCGCAACTTCGAGACGCAGCTCCTCTCGCACCTGCATCACAACGCCAAGGGAGTCTACGACTCGATCGCCGGCGGCAAGGTGCTCTCCGACGACGAGGCCGAGGCGCTGGTCGCCGAGACCAACAAGTTCAAGAACAGCTACCTCACCCACGACGGCAAGCGCGTGGTCAACGAGGCCGAGGTGGCGGCGATGGACTCCGAGGACGTCGCTCAAGAAGAGATCAAGATTCGCAAGTGATCGACTCAACCAGCGCTGCCGATGCCTTCGTGGCACCGATGGCCGCCGAAGCCTGCGAGGCACACTGATGGCCCGGCAAGGCACACTGATGGCAAGGAAGGGGTGAGGGCTCGTGGCAAGCATCCGTGAGCTGCGCTCACGCATCCGGTCGGTTCAGTCGACCAAGAAGATCACCAAGGCCCAGGAGCTGATCGCGACCTCGCGCATCACCAAGGCCCAGGCTCGCGTCGCAGCTGCCAAGCCCTACGCGACGGAGATGACCAAGGTGCTCTCCGAACTCGCGAGCAGCGCCGGGTCGCTGGATCACCCGTTGTTGCAGGAACGCGAGAACCCCAAGCGGGCAGGCGTTCTGGTGATCACCAGTGACCGTGGCATGTGCGGTGGCTACAACGCCAACGTGCTGCGGGCCACCCGGGAACTCCTCGCGTTGCTCCGCGAGGAGGGCAAGGAGCCGGTGATCTTCGTGATGGGGCAGAAGGGCGTCGGATACTTCACCTTCCGGGGTGCCGACTACGCCCAGGCGTGGACCGGTTTCTCGCAGTCACCGGAGTATTCCGACGCGTCGGTCGCCAGCAAGTTCCTGGTGGACCTGTTCGTCGCCGGCAGCGGCGAAGAGGTCGAGATCCCCGACGGCGAGGGCACACTGGAGGGTGTTGACGAACTGCACCTGGTCTACACCCGGTTCGTCTCGATGCTGACGCAGGTTCCCGAGGTTCGACGGATGGCGCCTCTGGTCGTCACCGAGGACGACGAGGCCGATCAGAGCGACGGCGAGGCCGACAAGGTCGACACCGAGTCGCGCAACTACACCTTCGAACCGAGTGCGGAGTCCTTGCTGGAGGCGCTACTCCCGCGTTATGTGGCCACTCGCGTCTATGCGGCGCTGCTGGACTCCTCGGCGTCGGAGTCGGCGGCGCGGCGGACCGCGATGAAGGCGGCCACCGACAACGCCGAGGAACTGTCGACCTCGCTCTCACGTGAGGCCAATCAGCTCCGTCAGGCCCAGATCACCCAGGAGATCAGCGAGATCGTCGGCGGCTCGAGCGCCCTGGCGAACTAGCCGAGACGAACCCCGCCGGACACAATCTTTCGACAAGAGGAAGTATCCAACCACCATGACCGCAGCAGTAGAAACCCCAGCCTCGCAGTCGTCGGGGTCGGCCGACGGCCGGATCGTCCGCATCATCGGCCCCGTGGTCGACGTCGAATTCCCGCGGGGATCGATCCCGGATCTGTTCAACGCCCTGCACGCAGAGGTGAAGCTCGAGTCGGTCGCCAAGACGCTGACCCTCGAGGTCGCGCAGCACCTCGGCGACAACCTCGTTCGCACCATCTCGATGCAGCCGACCGACGGTCTGGTGCGCGGTGCCACCGTCACCGACACCGGCTACCCGATCCGCGTCCCCGTCGGCGACGTCGTCAAGGGACACGTGTTCAACGCCCTCGGTGACTGCCTCGACACCCCGGGACTCGGTCGCGACGGCGAGCAGTGGGGCATCCACCGCAAGCCGCCGGCCTTCGACGAGCTCGAGGGCAAGACCGAGATCCTCGAGACCGGCATCAAGGTCATCGACCTGCTGACCCCGTACGTCAAGGGCGGCAAGATCGGCCTGTTCGGTGGCGCCGGTGTGGGCAAGACCGTGCTCATCCAGGAGATGATCACCCGTATTGCCCGAGAGTTCTCCGGCACCTCGGTGTTCGCCGGTGTCGGCGAGCGCACCCGTGAGGGCACCGACCTCCACCTCGAGATGGAGGAGATGGGCGTCCTCCAGGACACCGCCTTGGTGTTCGGTCAGATGGACGAGCCGCCGGGCACGCGTATGCGCGTGGCACTGTCGGCGCTGACGATGGCGGAGTACTTCCGTGACGTCAAGCACCAGGATGTGCTGCTGTTCATCGACAACATCTTCCGCTTCACCCAGGCCGGTTCCGAGGTGTCCACGCTGCTCGGCCGCATGCCGTCCGCCGTGGGCTACCAGCCCACACTCGCCGACGAGATGGGCGAGCTGCAGGAGCGGATCACCTCGACGAAGGGTCGCTCGATCACCTCGCTGCAGGCGATCTACGTCCCCGCCGACGACTACACCGACCCGGCGCCGGCCACCACCTTCGCGCACCTCGATGCGACCACCGAGCTCTCGCGTCCGATCTCGCAGCTGGGTATCTACCCGGCCGTGGACCCGCTGACGTCGACCTCGCGCATCCTGGAGGCATCGATTGTCGGTGACGAGCACTTCCGCGTCGCCAACGAGGTCAAGCGCATCCTGCAGAAGTACAAGGAACTGCAGGACATCATCGCCATCCTCGGTATGGACGAGCTCTCCGAAGAGGACAAGGTGACCGTGCAGCGCGCACGTCGCATCCAGAAGTTCCTCGGCCAGAACTTCCTGGTTGCCGAGAAGTTCACCGGCCAAAAGGGTTCGGTCGTTCCGCTCGCCGACACCATCGAGGCCTTCGACCGGGTCTGCAAGGGCGAGTTCGATCACTATCCCGAGCAGGCGTTCAACAGCTGCGGTGGACTCGACGACGTGGAGGCTGCTGCCGAGAAGATCGCCGGAAAGTAGCGGATCGACATGGCAGACAAAGCGTTCCACGTCGAGGTGGTCTCGGCCGACGCCGAACTGTACTCCGGTGAGGCGACCTTCGTGATCGCCCGCACGACCGTGGGTGAACTCGGTGTGATGGCCAACCACGAGCCGCTGCTGGGCCAATTGGTGCCCGGCGGATACGTGGTCATCGTCGAGGAGAGCGGCGAGCGTAAGGCGGCCGCGATCGAGGGTGGATTCCTGTCGATCACGGGCCAGGCGGTGACAATCCTCGCCGAGTCGGCCGAGTGGGCCGATGACGTCGACGTCGCAGCCGAGCGCTCGGCACTCGAGGCCGCCGAACCCGGCTCCGACGAGTACAACCACGCGCAGGCTCGTCTGTCCGCGGCCGAACAACTGGCCTCCTAGACCGCCGAGCACGTCAACAGTGATGACACGACCGGCCACCCCAGTGCGGGTGGCCGGTCGTGTGCTGTTTCGGGGTGGCATCCTGGAGGAGACCAACGCACGACCACAGCCACGTCACGACCTGACGGGTCCGATGCGTCCCGGGCGGCAACGAGGAGGTGCACCAGGGTGTCCGAACTCGTGATCACACTGAGCGTCCTGCTCCTCGTCGCCTTGTGTGTCTGTGGTCTGCTCGCCTATCGGGTGGCCCAGCTGCGTCGCGGCGGTACACCGGTGCTGCTCCGCACCCTGCCGGCCGATGTCGACGAGGGCTGGCGGCACGGCACGGTCCACTACAGCGACGAAGCCCTGCGGTATTTCCGGCTGAGTTCTCTGCGTCCGGGCCCGTCACATACGCTGCCGCGGAGTTCGATCGAAATCGCCGGGCGCCGACGCGCCGTCGGAAGCGAACGTGACATCCTCGAGGGCTTGATCATCCTGCACGTGCACCAATCCGTCGGTACTGGTGTCGGCAAGGACTATGAAATCGCCTTTGACGCCGGTGGGGTCACCGCATTCCAGTCGTGGCTGGAGTCCCGGCGTTCGGCTCGCGCCGAACGCCGCAGCGCCTGAGAGCTTCCGCGATCACGCGGTGGTCAGTCCGACGCCGTCTCATCCGGCCGGTGACGTTGACCGCCCGGCACCCAGGTGACGTCGCCGTCACCGTGCGGCGGCCGGTTGGCCACGCGCGAGAGGATGAACAGCAGATCCGAGAGCCGATTGAGATAGCGCGCGGGGAGCACCGAGGTGGCCTCCGGGTCGGCGTCGACCGCCGCCCACGCCGATCGCTCGGCCCGGCGGGTGACGGTTCGGGCCTGGTGCAGCAGAGCCGACAGGGGACTGCCGCCGGGCAGGATGAAGGAGTCCAGCGACGGCAGGGGCTCGCCGAACGCGTCACACCAGCGCTCGAGTGCGTCGATGTAGTCCTGCTCGACCCGCAGCGGCGGGTACTTCGGGTCCTCGACCACTGGAGTGGACAGGTCGGCGCCGGCGTCGAACAGGTCGTTCTGAACCGTCCGCAAGACCGTCGCGATGTCGTCGGGAACCGATCCGCCCAGCGACAGCGCCGCTCCGATCGCCGCATTGGCCTCGTCGCAGTCGGCGTAGGCGACCACTCGCGGGTCGGTCTTGGATACGCGCGAGAAGTCGCTGAGCCCGGTGGTCCCGTCGTCGCCGGTACGCGTGTAGATGCGGGTGAGATGAACGGCCATAAGTCCCGAATCTAGCGCCTCACCGGGGTGACGGTGACGGGCGGATAAGCTGTCTGACGTGACTGATCGCTATCTGGTGACCGGGGGAGCCCGGCTGCAGGGTGAGGTCTCGGTGGGCGGTGCCACGAACAGCGTCCTGAAGTTGATGGCCGCCGCGCTGCTCGCCGAGGGCACGACCACATTGACCAATTCGCCGGAGATCGCCGATGTACCGCTGATGGCCGACGTGCTGCGTGGGTTGGGCGCGACGGTGTCCATCGACGGCGACACCGTTGTGATCGATGCACCCGCCGAGCCGAAGTACCACGCCGACTTCGACGCGGTGAAACAGTTCCGCGCCTCGGTATGTGTGCTGGGACCGCTGATGGCGCGTTGCCACCGAGCGGTCGTCGCACTTCCTGGTGGGGACGCGATCGGGTCGCGACCGCTTGATATGCATCAGGCCGGCCTGCGGGCTCTCGGCGCACACAGTGCGATCGAGCACGGTTGTGTGGTTGCTGAGGCAGACGCGCTGGTGGGTGCGCCCGTGGCCCTGGAGTTCCCGTCGGTCGGGGCCACCGAGAACATCCTGATGGCCGCAGTGCTCGCCGACGGGCAGACCACGATCGACAACGCCGCCCGCGAGCCGGAGATCGTCGACCTGTGTGTGATGCTCTCGCAGATGGGTGCTCGCATCGAAGGTGCCGGTACCTCGACGCTGACGGTGACCGGCGTCGATCGTCTCCATCCCACCGAACACCGGGTGATCGGCGACCGGATCGTCGGCGCCACCTGGGGGATCGCCGCCGCGATGACCGGCGGTGACGTGACGGTTCGCGGGGTCGCGCCCGCGCATCTACAGCTTGTCCTCAACAAACTGGTCGACACCGGTGCACGGGTGGACACCATGCCGGACGGGTTCCGGGTACGTCACGAGGGCAGGCCGACCGCGGTCAACGTGTCCACCCTCCCGTTTCCCGGGTTCCCGACGGACCTGCAGCCCATGGCCATCGGACTCGCGGCGGTCGCCGACGGCATGTCGGTGATCACCGAGAACGTATTCGAGGCACGCTTCCGTTTTGTCGAGGAGATGGTGCGCCTGGGGGCCGATGCCCGCACCGACGGACATCACGCCGTCGTGCGAGGTATCGAGCGTCTCTCGAGCGCCCCGGTGTGGTGTTCGGATATCCGAGCGGGCGCCGGATTGGTCCTGGCCGGCCTCGTCGCCGACGGGGTCACCGAGGTGCACGACATCGAACACATCGACCGCGGATACCCGAACTTCGAGGAAAACCTCACCCGGCTCGGTGGCGGCATCGAGCGGGTCCGGGGATGAGCGCGGATCCGGCCGGTGAGGTCGACATCGCCGCGTGGGCGAGTCGTTTCGATCTGTTGTCCGATCCGCATCGCCTCGAGATCCTGTTGGTGCTGCACCGTACGCCCGGCATCATCGTCGGTGATCTCGCCGCCGAGGTGGGACGGACCGAGACCGCGGTGTCGCAGGCCCTGCGCGTGCTGCGGCACCAGGGGTGGGTGACCTCCACCCGACAGGGCCGTTCGGTCAGCTACCGACTCGAGGACGAGACCGTTCATCAACTCCTGCACTGGATCGGGGCCGGCCACCACGAGTCGTGAGCCGTGCCGATCCGAATCGACATGGCGCCGTCGAATTGTGGTCAGGACCACACCTGACCGGTCGGACAGTCTGAGCACCTCAACATCTGAATAAGTAGACAGATGTGATGTCCGCTTTTAGTGTTTCCCGTATCGCGCCGTCCGGGCGTGTACCTCCAGGGATCTCGAAGGGCACTGCTCATGTCCACCACCCCAGTCGCCATGCATATGAGCGACGGCATCATCAACGCACCGACCTCGCTGCTGTTCGGCGTCATCGCCGTGGTCGGCCTGGCCTTCTGTGCCTGGCGTGCGCGCCGCGACCTCGACGAGAAGACCGTGCCGATGGCCGGCCTCGTCGCCGCTTTCATCTTCGCCGTCCAGATGATCAATTTCCCCGTCCTCCCCGGTGTGAGCGGGCATCTGCTCGGAGGTGCTCTCGCCGCAATCCTGGTGGGGCCCTATACCGGCGCGTTGTGTATCGCGATCGTGCTGATCGTGCAGTGCCTGCTGTTCGCCGACGGCGGCATCACCGCCCTCGGAGCCAACCTCACCAACATGGCTCTCATCTCGACGTTCGTCGGCTACGGCGTCGCGGTGGCCGCGTCGCGGCTACTGCGTGTCGGTCGCCGGGGACACTCGGATCACCCGCTCGCCGGCCTGGGCGTGGTGGCCTTCGTCGCGGCACTCTGTGGGACCGTGTGCGCGGCAAGCGGATTCGTCGTCGAATATGCGATCGGTGGAGCGGCGGCGACGTCGATGACCGCGGTCGCGAGCTACATGTGGGGCACGCACCTGTTGATCGGCGTCGGTGAGGGGCTGATCACCGCGGCGACCGTGGTGGCGGTAGCCCGGGCCCGACCCGACCTCGTCTATCTGTTGCGCCGCACCGACTCTCCCGCCACGCTGATCGGAGCACCGGCATGACCGCGACCGGAACCACCGACGATCACGGCGACCGCTCGCCCCGGGTGCATCGCAGGACTTTCCTCATCGCGTTCGGTGTGGTGGCCTTGCTCATCGCAGGCCTGGTGTCCTATCTGGCCAGTTCGTCACCGGACGGTCTGGACTCGACCACCCTGCGCGGGTGCGAGACGACCGAGGTCGACGGTGCCGAGCAACTCACCGGAGACTGCATCGCGCAGCATGCGACAGACCATGCCATGGCGTCATCGCCATTGGCCGACTACAGCTTTCGTGGAATCGGCTACACCAACGGGATCGCCGGGGTGATCGGCGTGGCGATCACCCTCGTGATTGCCGCGGGCCTGTTCTGGATCATCGGCGGCGCTCGACGTGCTCGTACCGGTGTCGCCCGGTCGGGGACCGGATCGGGAGACTGAGTCGATGGGAGCCGGACACGCGCACCCGCTCTACCGCGCCGGCGACTCCGCGGTTCACCGTGCGCCCGCCGAGGTGAAGATCGTCTGTCTGGTCGTCTTCGTGTTCGCAGTGGTGGCCACTCCGCGTGAGATGTTCTGGCCCTACGCGGGTTTCGCGGCGGTTGTGGCCGCGGTGTGGGTCGTCGCCCGGATCTCACCGGCGTGGATCGCTCCGCGCATGCTGATCGAGGTGCCGTTCGTCATCCTCGCGGTGCTCCTGCCCTTCGCCGAAGGGGGTGAGCGCGTCGCCGTCGCCGGGCTCTCGTTGTCGGTGCCCGGGCTGTATGCCGGGTGGGGGATCGTCATCAAGGGCTCGCTCGGCGTGGCGGCGTCGCTGACCTTTGCTGCCACCACGCCGGCGCGGGAGCTGCCGGTGGCGCTGAGCCGCCTCGGTGTGCCCGCGTCGATCACCCCGATCTTCGTGATGATGCTGCGCTACGTCGATCTGCTGTCCGCCGAGATCCGACGCATGCAGATCGCGCGCGTCGCCCGCGGGGACTCACCGCGAGCGATCCACCAGATCGGTGCGATCGCCAAAGGTGTTGGCGCGCTGTTTCTCCGCTCGTACGAGCGCGGCGAGCGCGTCCATCTGGCGATGATGTCGAGGGGTTTCACCGGGACGATCCCGGAGATGCCCGGGGTGGTGGGCACGGCCCGTGCGAGCGCCGGCCAGTGGTTGGTGATCGTGACACCCGCGCTGGCCGCGACCACGATCGCCGCGGCCGCCTGGGTGTTGCGATGACCCCCGCCATCGAGATCGCCGGACTGCGCTACGCCTACCCCGACGGGCACCTCGCGATCGACCATCTCGATCTTGTCGTCGAACCGGGCGAGCGGATCGCACTGCTCGGCCCCAACGGAGCGGGCAAGACGACACTCATGCTGCAGCTCAACGGAGTTCTGCTGCCGAGCGCGGGGGCGGTGAGCATCCACGGGTCCCGCGTGGCCAAGGACACCCTGCGTGAGGTCCGACGCCGCGTGGGACTGGTCTTCCAGGACCCCGACGACCAGTTGTTCATGCCCACCCTTGCCGAGGACGTGGCATTCGGACCGGCCAACTTCGGGGTGCGCGGTGACGAACTCGCCGCCCGCGTCCAGGAGGCACTGGCGGCGGTCTCGATGACCGAGCACGCGGGGCGAAGCCCGCACCACCTGTCCGGCGGACAGCGCCGACGCGGCGCACTCGCCAGCGTATTGGCATGTCGCCCAGACATTCTGGTTCTCGACGAGCCGTCGGCGAACCTCGACCCGCAGGCACGGCGCGAGCTCGCCGACACCCTGCTCACGCTGCACACGACGATGCTCGTGGTCACCCACGACCTGCTGTATGCGGCGCAGTTGTGTGACCGCGCGGTGGTGCTCGACGCCGGGCGGGTGGTCGCCGACGGCGACGTCGACGACATCCTGTCGGATACGGAATTGCTTGCCGCGCATCGCCTCGAGATGCCCTGGGGTTTCGACATCGATGCGGTGCGCCGGGCACGCGCCGCTCAGTCCTCCGCGTGAGCCGACGCGCGCCGGTCAGGGTGACTGACCCTGCGGCCAGCATCGCCCTGACCACTCGGGCAGGGGACGCACTGCCCTTCGGTTGGCACTCGGTGCAATAGGGACGGTTTGGCCTCACAACACTTCTGACACACGGTGTGACGCGCGTAACGTCGCCGGTGCTCAAGTCGGCGTCACGCGGTGTGCGTCGGATGAAGGAGGACAGGTCAGATGCAGGTAGACGAACTACTCAAACCGTTTCCCATCAAGGAGTTTCACCCGTTCCCGCGCGCGATGATGGGCCCGGGCGCGCACGAGATGATCGGCCCCGAGGCCCTCAAACTCGGGTTCAAGAAGACCCTCGTGATGACCACCGGTCTGCGGGGTAGCGACACCGTCCACAAGATCGTGGAGTCGTGCAAGTACCACGGCCTCGAGGTCGTCGTGTACGACCAGGTCGAGTCCAACCCCAAGGACTACAACGTCATGGACGCCGTGTCGTTGTACAACTCGGAGAAGTGCGACTCGTTCATCTCCATCGGTGGCGGTTCGGCGCACGACGCCTGCAAGGGTGCGCGCATCTCGGTCGCGCACGACGGCCGCAACGTCAACGAGTTCGAGGGCTTCAACAAGAGCGAGAACCCCAAGAACCCGCCGCACATCGCGGTGTCGACGACCGCGGGTACCGGGTCGGAGACCTCGTGGGCCTACGTGATCACCGACACCACAACCGATCCCGACAAGCCGCACAAGTACGTCGCCTTCGACGACGCGGCGGTGACCACCCTGGCGATCGACGACCCGGTGCTCTACTACGACTGCCCGGTCGCCTTCACCGCGCAGTGTGGGTTCGACGTGCTCGCCCACGCCTCGGAACCGTATGTGTCGCGCCTGAACTTCCCGCCGTCGATGGGCAACGCCCTGCACGCGGTCCGGATGACGGCCCGTCACCTGCGTGAGGCCACCTGGAACCCGACCGAACTCGCCGGCCGCGAGGGCATGATGTACGCGCAGTACATCGCCGCGCAGGCATTCAACTCCGGTGGTCTCGGCATCATCCACTCGATCAGCCACGCGGTCTCGGCGTTCTTCGACACCCACCACGGACTCAACAACGCCATTGCGCTGCCGCGCGTGTGGGCCTTCAACATGCCGGTCATGTACGACCGCTTCGCCGACATGGCCGACGCGATGGGCGTCGACACCCACGGCATGACCAAGGTCCAGGCCGCCGACGCCGCGCTCGAAGCGGCGATCCGGTTGTTGCGCGACGTGGGCATCGTGGAGAAGTTCGCCGACGTCAAGCAGAACACCTACCCGAAGAACCGTCTCGGTGAGGGCCCGACGAAGTACTACGAGAACCGCAAGGAGATCACCACCGACGCGGCCACCATCGACGCGCTGACCAATCACGTGCTCGGTGACGCGTGCACCCCGGGCAACCCCAAGGAGTGCACCTTCGAGACCGTTCGCCCGGTCGTCGAGCACTGCGTCAACGGCGATCTCGACGAACTGCTCCCGTAAGAGCGGTGCGTCGCCGATGAAGACCGATGTGGGGATGTGTCTGCCCCGAATAGCGTGTCCCCACATCACTACACGCCGGTGGTCACCCGAACGCCCCCAATTCGGGTGATCACCGGCGTGGCCACCGGCCGCCGGCCCACATCCACCAGACCTCAGGAGAGATCGATGCCCACCTCCACCGTCACCACCGACGACACCGTCGCCCCGCATGTCGAAGATGCTGCGAGCCAACCTGATTCGGGTGACGGCTTCCGTGATGTCGACGACGTGGTCGCCCGGTTCGCCGAGGCGGGTTACCTGGCCGATCAACGTCTGGCGACCACCGTCTTCCTGCAGAGCCGGCTCGGCAAACCTGTCCTTCTCGAAGGTCCGGCAGGAGTGGGCAAGACGCAGCTCGCCAAGACCCTGGCGGAGGTGACCGGCCGAGATCTGTTGCGGCTGCAGTGTTATGAGGGTCAGGACGAGACCACCGCGCTCTACGAGTGGGACTACGGCAAGCAGTTGCTCTACACCCAGGTGTTGCGGGAGAAGATCTCTGCGGTGGTCGCCGACGCCGACTCGCTGTCGGAAGCGGTCGACCGCATCGGCGCCGAGGAGAGCGTGTTCTTCTCCGAGCGCTTCCTCGCCCCCCGGCCGCTACTCGAGGCGGTGCGCAGCGAACGCCCGGTCGTCCTGCTGATCGATGAGGTCGATCGCGCCGATGAGGCGCTCGAGGCGGTGCTGCTCGAACTCCTCGCCGAATACCAGGTGTCGGTACCCGAGATCGGTACCTTCGTCGCCAAGCATCAGCCGATGATCGTGTTGACCTCCAACAACACTCGTGACCTGTCGGCGGCACTGAAACGTCGGTGTCTGCACCTGTCGCTCGATTACCCGGACGCCACCCGGGAATTGGAGATCATCAAGTCCAAGAACACCGGCCTGGCCGAGACACTGGCGGCCAAACTCGTGGAGATCGTGCGCGGGCTGCGTGAACTCGACCTGCGCAA
Encoded proteins:
- the atpA gene encoding F0F1 ATP synthase subunit alpha gives rise to the protein MAELTISADEIKGAIEQYVSSFDAEASRDEVGIITDTADGIAHVSGLPSAMANELLQFPGGVLGVALNLDEDEIGAVILGDYETLEEGAQVSRTGEVLSVPVGDKFLGRVVDPLGAPIDGLGDIEADEQRVLELQAASVLERQPVEESLATGIKAIDAMTAIGRGQRQLVIGDRKTGKTAVCVDAILNQKSNWESGDETKQVRCIYVAIGQKGSTIAGVKTALEEAGAMEYTTIVAAPASDSAGFKWLAPYTGSAIGQHWMYQGKHVLIVFDDLTKQAEAYRAISLLLRRPPGREAYPGDVFYLHSRLLERCAKLSDALGGGSMTGLPIIETKANDVSAFIPTNVISITDGQVFLESDLFNKGVRPAINVGTSVSRVGGAAQTKGLKKVSGSLRLELAQFRELEAFSAFASDLDDASKAQLERGARWVEMLKQDQYSPYSVEDEIVSIYLCGEGHYDSVPVDDVRNFETQLLSHLHHNAKGVYDSIAGGKVLSDDEAEALVAETNKFKNSYLTHDGKRVVNEAEVAAMDSEDVAQEEIKIRK
- a CDS encoding ArsR/SmtB family transcription factor; translation: MSADPAGEVDIAAWASRFDLLSDPHRLEILLVLHRTPGIIVGDLAAEVGRTETAVSQALRVLRHQGWVTSTRQGRSVSYRLEDETVHQLLHWIGAGHHES
- a CDS encoding F0F1 ATP synthase subunit gamma, which translates into the protein MASIRELRSRIRSVQSTKKITKAQELIATSRITKAQARVAAAKPYATEMTKVLSELASSAGSLDHPLLQERENPKRAGVLVITSDRGMCGGYNANVLRATRELLALLREEGKEPVIFVMGQKGVGYFTFRGADYAQAWTGFSQSPEYSDASVASKFLVDLFVAGSGEEVEIPDGEGTLEGVDELHLVYTRFVSMLTQVPEVRRMAPLVVTEDDEADQSDGEADKVDTESRNYTFEPSAESLLEALLPRYVATRVYAALLDSSASESAARRTAMKAATDNAEELSTSLSREANQLRQAQITQEISEIVGGSSALAN
- a CDS encoding cob(I)yrinic acid a,c-diamide adenosyltransferase: MAVHLTRIYTRTGDDGTTGLSDFSRVSKTDPRVVAYADCDEANAAIGAALSLGGSVPDDIATVLRTVQNDLFDAGADLSTPVVEDPKYPPLRVEQDYIDALERWCDAFGEPLPSLDSFILPGGSPLSALLHQARTVTRRAERSAWAAVDADPEATSVLPARYLNRLSDLLFILSRVANRPPHGDGDVTWVPGGQRHRPDETASD
- the murA gene encoding UDP-N-acetylglucosamine 1-carboxyvinyltransferase, which encodes MTDRYLVTGGARLQGEVSVGGATNSVLKLMAAALLAEGTTTLTNSPEIADVPLMADVLRGLGATVSIDGDTVVIDAPAEPKYHADFDAVKQFRASVCVLGPLMARCHRAVVALPGGDAIGSRPLDMHQAGLRALGAHSAIEHGCVVAEADALVGAPVALEFPSVGATENILMAAVLADGQTTIDNAAREPEIVDLCVMLSQMGARIEGAGTSTLTVTGVDRLHPTEHRVIGDRIVGATWGIAAAMTGGDVTVRGVAPAHLQLVLNKLVDTGARVDTMPDGFRVRHEGRPTAVNVSTLPFPGFPTDLQPMAIGLAAVADGMSVITENVFEARFRFVEEMVRLGADARTDGHHAVVRGIERLSSAPVWCSDIRAGAGLVLAGLVADGVTEVHDIEHIDRGYPNFEENLTRLGGGIERVRG
- a CDS encoding DUF2550 domain-containing protein, whose amino-acid sequence is MSELVITLSVLLLVALCVCGLLAYRVAQLRRGGTPVLLRTLPADVDEGWRHGTVHYSDEALRYFRLSSLRPGPSHTLPRSSIEIAGRRRAVGSERDILEGLIILHVHQSVGTGVGKDYEIAFDAGGVTAFQSWLESRRSARAERRSA
- the atpD gene encoding F0F1 ATP synthase subunit beta, with the protein product MTAAVETPASQSSGSADGRIVRIIGPVVDVEFPRGSIPDLFNALHAEVKLESVAKTLTLEVAQHLGDNLVRTISMQPTDGLVRGATVTDTGYPIRVPVGDVVKGHVFNALGDCLDTPGLGRDGEQWGIHRKPPAFDELEGKTEILETGIKVIDLLTPYVKGGKIGLFGGAGVGKTVLIQEMITRIAREFSGTSVFAGVGERTREGTDLHLEMEEMGVLQDTALVFGQMDEPPGTRMRVALSALTMAEYFRDVKHQDVLLFIDNIFRFTQAGSEVSTLLGRMPSAVGYQPTLADEMGELQERITSTKGRSITSLQAIYVPADDYTDPAPATTFAHLDATTELSRPISQLGIYPAVDPLTSTSRILEASIVGDEHFRVANEVKRILQKYKELQDIIAILGMDELSEEDKVTVQRARRIQKFLGQNFLVAEKFTGQKGSVVPLADTIEAFDRVCKGEFDHYPEQAFNSCGGLDDVEAAAEKIAGK
- a CDS encoding F0F1 ATP synthase subunit epsilon, with product MADKAFHVEVVSADAELYSGEATFVIARTTVGELGVMANHEPLLGQLVPGGYVVIVEESGERKAAAIEGGFLSITGQAVTILAESAEWADDVDVAAERSALEAAEPGSDEYNHAQARLSAAEQLAS
- a CDS encoding energy-coupling factor ABC transporter permease produces the protein MSTTPVAMHMSDGIINAPTSLLFGVIAVVGLAFCAWRARRDLDEKTVPMAGLVAAFIFAVQMINFPVLPGVSGHLLGGALAAILVGPYTGALCIAIVLIVQCLLFADGGITALGANLTNMALISTFVGYGVAVAASRLLRVGRRGHSDHPLAGLGVVAFVAALCGTVCAASGFVVEYAIGGAAATSMTAVASYMWGTHLLIGVGEGLITAATVVAVARARPDLVYLLRRTDSPATLIGAPA